One part of the Chryseobacterium sp. 7 genome encodes these proteins:
- a CDS encoding DUF4294 domain-containing protein, giving the protein MNFSKIICLFIFFFGVSVFGQKDGIVAKPLNQYPPELLKVDEFGNKYYYDEQQKIKVYEINGEPVVVLDELVLVNKPRFNNQLDKNYYYFLNKKLYRVYPLFVTALQQYRDIQVDMNDMDSKAKRKFVRERQNMLADQYEKQLRDLTTTEGQVFAKLMNRATGKNVYEIIKELRGGWSAFWWNVKGKMADIDLKDRYDPHNNRTDEFIESLLQSNWNSGYLQPYPGANDFKVKK; this is encoded by the coding sequence ATGAATTTTAGTAAGATTATCTGCCTTTTTATATTCTTTTTTGGAGTCAGTGTTTTTGGTCAAAAAGATGGGATAGTGGCAAAACCGCTCAATCAATATCCACCTGAATTGCTGAAAGTGGATGAATTTGGCAATAAGTATTATTACGACGAACAGCAGAAGATCAAAGTTTACGAGATCAATGGTGAACCTGTAGTAGTACTGGATGAACTGGTTTTGGTGAATAAACCGAGATTTAATAATCAGCTGGATAAGAATTACTATTATTTTCTCAATAAAAAGCTGTACAGGGTATATCCGCTATTTGTGACTGCATTACAGCAATATAGGGACATACAGGTAGATATGAATGATATGGACAGCAAAGCCAAAAGAAAATTTGTAAGAGAAAGACAGAATATGCTTGCTGATCAGTATGAAAAACAGCTGAGAGATCTTACCACAACCGAAGGACAGGTTTTTGCCAAGCTGATGAACAGGGCTACCGGAAAAAATGTATATGAAATTATTAAAGAACTGAGAGGAGGATGGAGCGCTTTTTGGTGGAATGTAAAAGGAAAAATGGCTGATATTGATTTGAAAGACCGCTATGATCCCCACAATAACAGAACCGATGAATTTATAGAATCACTGCTTCAGTCCAACTGGAATTCAGGCTATCTGCAGCCTTACCCGGGAGCTAATGATTTTAAAGTTAAGAAATAA
- a CDS encoding NUDIX hydrolase, translating to MIDKINIRVYACAVKDKQVLTLFEEYAGEPLMKFPGGGLEYGEGVLECLHREFDEELNVKINILEHFYTQESFLVSRFKENEQLLTIYYIVDIANEEDFIILDPCIEKTEWIDIDRPDNPFPLPVDKIVFDKLKEKFL from the coding sequence ATGATAGATAAGATCAACATTAGAGTGTATGCATGTGCGGTAAAAGACAAACAGGTTCTTACATTATTTGAAGAATATGCCGGCGAACCTTTAATGAAATTCCCGGGTGGCGGGTTGGAATATGGTGAAGGAGTTCTGGAGTGTCTGCATCGTGAATTTGATGAAGAACTGAATGTGAAGATCAATATTCTGGAACATTTCTATACTCAGGAAAGCTTTCTGGTATCGCGTTTCAAAGAAAATGAGCAGCTTCTTACTATTTACTATATAGTAGATATAGCAAATGAGGAAGATTTTATTATTCTGGATCCCTGCATTGAAAAAACAGAATGGATTGACATAGACAGACCAGACAATCCTTTTCCTCTTCCAGTAGATAAGATTGTATTCGATAAATTAAAAGAAAAATTCCTGTAA
- a CDS encoding branched-chain amino acid aminotransferase has protein sequence MIIQKTENSRISTFDPNNFSFGGTFIDHMIICEYEDGKWGDVKLVPYGPIPFTPAMMGVNYGQACFEGMKAYKDKDGQVFLFRPEKNFERINKSAKRLAMPEVTEEMFLDGLKALVDIDREWIPQGEGMSLYIRPLIFATEEALKARVSNKYMFAIVATPAKSYYSEPVSVKISDHYSRAANGGVGSAKAAGNYAASFYPTQLAIEEGYEQIIWTDDATHEYFEESGTMNVFVRINDTIYTPPTSEKILDGVTRDSFIQLAKKRGIEVKVEPIPVKTVIEALKGGSLKEVWGVGTAVVTTQFQALGYQGEKLELPRLSDEESFAALLKKDLVDLQNNLSEDPFGWRVIVDHALETV, from the coding sequence ATGATAATTCAAAAAACTGAAAACTCCAGAATTTCTACATTTGACCCTAACAATTTTTCATTTGGTGGTACTTTCATTGATCATATGATTATATGTGAGTACGAAGACGGAAAATGGGGAGATGTAAAATTAGTTCCTTACGGTCCAATACCATTTACACCTGCCATGATGGGAGTAAACTATGGACAAGCTTGTTTTGAAGGTATGAAAGCCTATAAAGACAAAGACGGGCAGGTTTTCCTTTTCAGGCCTGAAAAGAATTTTGAACGTATCAATAAATCGGCAAAGCGTCTTGCGATGCCTGAGGTAACTGAAGAAATGTTTTTAGACGGATTAAAAGCATTGGTAGATATCGATAGAGAGTGGATTCCACAGGGGGAAGGAATGTCTCTTTATATCAGACCATTGATTTTTGCTACGGAAGAAGCTTTGAAAGCAAGAGTATCTAATAAATATATGTTTGCCATCGTTGCAACACCAGCAAAGAGCTACTATTCTGAGCCGGTATCTGTAAAAATCTCTGATCACTATTCAAGAGCGGCAAACGGAGGCGTAGGTTCTGCAAAAGCTGCAGGAAACTATGCTGCTTCTTTTTATCCGACTCAATTGGCAATCGAAGAAGGTTACGAACAAATCATCTGGACGGATGATGCTACCCACGAATATTTTGAAGAGAGTGGTACAATGAACGTATTTGTAAGAATCAATGATACGATCTATACCCCTCCAACGTCTGAGAAAATTCTGGACGGGGTAACAAGAGACAGTTTCATCCAATTAGCTAAGAAAAGAGGAATCGAAGTAAAAGTAGAACCAATTCCTGTGAAAACAGTTATTGAAGCTTTGAAAGGAGGATCTCTTAAAGAAGTATGGGGAGTAGGTACAGCGGTTGTTACTACTCAGTTCCAGGCTTTAGGATACCAAGGAGAGAAATTAGAGCTTCCGAGATTATCTGATGAAGAAAGCTTTGCTGCACTTCTTAAGAAAGATTTGGTAGACCTTCAAAACAACCTGTCTGAAGATCCTTTCGGATGGAGAGTGATTGTAGACCACGCTCTTGAAACAGTTTAA
- a CDS encoding IS4 family transposase has protein sequence MSVFKDHKISLKDVLEFIPEALLSHLSASTKVDYYSKVLHGRKIFYLLLYCIFDNEKLSQRTLEDTFNSSGFKALFGLGEEEKIRRSSISERLSKIDSNYFLEIYEQMYERFSELYSKTEIEKYNLIRVDSTIVADTCNKLKEGIDQKSGKKLVKFSFSFDGILPSAVDVFTGQKYSTEDNALAQAVLNQVKKEDHHDNIYIIDRGIQSTRTMKDFEEKLLKFIIRSKENRKYEEIESFIKTETPIKWDDWGVIKDSKVKLYTGKPIQNKRGNIHHREEKVETYFRLIVIKNEKTAKELWFITNEFELSAKEISDYYRKRWDIEVFFRFMKQELNLSHLVSLNKNGIEVMLYMTMIASMLLLIYKKVNNLGYKTAKRRIAMELRDMITAILIIFAGGDPAKVFKT, from the coding sequence ATGTCAGTTTTTAAAGATCACAAAATATCACTTAAAGATGTTTTAGAATTTATTCCCGAAGCACTTTTAAGTCACCTTTCCGCAAGTACAAAAGTGGATTATTATAGTAAAGTTTTGCATGGAAGAAAAATATTCTACCTGCTTTTGTATTGCATATTTGATAATGAAAAATTAAGTCAAAGAACACTCGAAGATACTTTTAATAGCAGTGGATTCAAAGCGTTATTTGGCTTAGGGGAAGAGGAAAAGATTCGAAGGAGTTCAATTTCTGAGAGGCTTTCAAAAATTGATTCCAATTATTTCCTAGAAATCTACGAACAGATGTACGAAAGATTTTCGGAACTTTATTCCAAGACAGAAATCGAAAAATACAACTTAATCAGAGTTGACAGTACCATTGTAGCTGATACATGTAACAAGCTTAAAGAAGGAATTGATCAGAAAAGTGGAAAAAAATTAGTGAAATTCAGTTTTTCATTTGACGGAATTTTGCCATCAGCGGTAGATGTTTTTACGGGGCAAAAATACTCAACAGAAGATAATGCTCTTGCCCAGGCTGTTCTGAACCAGGTGAAAAAAGAAGATCATCATGATAATATTTATATCATAGACAGAGGGATCCAGTCTACAAGGACGATGAAAGATTTTGAAGAAAAGCTTCTGAAATTTATTATCCGTTCCAAAGAAAACAGGAAATATGAAGAGATTGAATCTTTTATTAAAACAGAAACCCCAATAAAATGGGATGATTGGGGAGTTATTAAAGACAGCAAAGTGAAGCTTTACACCGGAAAACCCATCCAAAACAAACGGGGAAATATTCATCATCGTGAAGAAAAAGTAGAAACATATTTTCGGTTGATCGTTATCAAAAATGAAAAAACAGCTAAAGAACTTTGGTTCATAACCAACGAATTTGAACTTTCTGCCAAAGAAATATCGGATTATTACCGTAAAAGGTGGGATATTGAGGTATTCTTCAGATTTATGAAACAAGAGTTGAATTTAAGCCATCTTGTTTCGCTCAATAAAAACGGAATTGAAGTAATGCTCTACATGACAATGATTGCTTCTATGCTGCTCTTGATTTACAAAAAAGTAAACAATTTAGGATATAAAACAGCTAAAAGACGCATCGCTATGGAACTTCGGGATATGATTACCGCAATTTTAATAATATTTGCGGGGGGGGATCCTGCAAAAGTCTTCAAAACTTAA
- a CDS encoding FKBP-type peptidyl-prolyl cis-trans isomerase: MKKILFISAISLLSCNRNAQTAHPPVGGVLSQKDLDVSKNRMKNLNVIERGQIQDWISGQSVKYYPTQLNYWVTVEGYDQRERRKDESLISYSYDLYDFDQTKIYDQPFERRDAKFGHFDELRAVENALRFIHDGEEVTLLVPSSLAYGTYGDEKKIDNDIPLIIKLKAL; encoded by the coding sequence ATGAAAAAAATACTCTTCATATCAGCCATAAGCCTGTTAAGCTGCAACAGAAATGCACAGACGGCACATCCACCTGTAGGTGGTGTTTTAAGCCAAAAAGATCTGGATGTTTCTAAAAACAGGATGAAAAACCTCAATGTCATAGAAAGAGGCCAGATTCAGGATTGGATCAGTGGCCAGTCTGTGAAATATTATCCTACGCAGCTTAATTACTGGGTAACGGTAGAAGGCTATGATCAGAGAGAAAGAAGAAAAGATGAATCTTTAATTTCTTATTCTTATGATCTGTATGATTTTGACCAGACTAAAATCTATGACCAGCCTTTTGAGAGAAGAGATGCTAAATTCGGGCACTTTGATGAATTGAGAGCAGTGGAAAACGCTTTGCGTTTTATCCATGATGGAGAGGAAGTAACGCTTTTGGTGCCGTCTTCTTTGGCCTACGGAACTTACGGAGACGAAAAGAAAATAGACAACGACATTCCATTAATCATAAAATTAAAAGCCTTATAA
- a CDS encoding peptidylprolyl isomerase, whose translation MNVDKETYEGLNDGLYANLQTTKGNLIVKFEDKKAPVTVANFIGLAEGKIDNKAKAKGVPYYDGTIFHRVIKDFMIQGGDPKGTGAGDPGYKFEDERNDLKHTGKGILSMANSGPNTNGSQFFITEVATPWLDGRHTIFGKVVKGDDVIDAIANVEKGAQDKPKTDIVLEKVSVFSKGDEYKHYDAAKTFNEGKAKIAENNKAFIAKEEAEKKKKEEEFKANQEKLVENLKAGMQKTESGLYYKITKTADGKAPKVGDNVSVHYAGKLVDGTEFDSSFKRNEPIEIPIGMGRVIKGWDEGILLLKEGETATLLIPPAMAYGERGAGGVIPPNSWLVFDVELVKVK comes from the coding sequence ATGAACGTAGACAAAGAAACTTACGAAGGTCTTAATGACGGACTTTATGCCAATCTTCAAACTACAAAAGGTAACTTAATTGTAAAATTTGAAGACAAGAAAGCACCAGTAACTGTAGCCAACTTTATCGGTCTTGCAGAAGGGAAAATCGACAACAAAGCTAAGGCTAAGGGAGTTCCTTACTATGACGGAACTATTTTCCACAGAGTAATCAAAGATTTCATGATCCAGGGAGGTGATCCTAAAGGAACTGGAGCAGGTGATCCTGGATATAAATTCGAGGACGAAAGAAATGACCTTAAACACACAGGAAAAGGTATTCTTTCTATGGCAAACTCAGGACCTAATACAAATGGTTCTCAGTTCTTCATTACTGAAGTGGCTACACCTTGGTTAGACGGAAGACACACTATTTTCGGAAAAGTGGTAAAAGGTGATGATGTAATTGATGCTATTGCTAATGTAGAAAAAGGAGCTCAGGATAAGCCTAAAACAGATATCGTTTTAGAAAAAGTTTCTGTTTTCAGCAAAGGTGACGAGTACAAGCACTACGATGCAGCGAAGACTTTCAATGAAGGAAAAGCTAAAATCGCAGAAAACAATAAAGCTTTCATCGCTAAAGAAGAAGCTGAAAAGAAGAAAAAAGAAGAAGAATTCAAAGCTAACCAGGAGAAATTAGTTGAAAATCTAAAAGCTGGTATGCAAAAAACTGAATCAGGTCTTTACTATAAAATCACAAAAACAGCTGACGGTAAAGCTCCAAAGGTTGGTGACAATGTATCTGTACATTATGCAGGTAAATTGGTAGACGGAACTGAATTTGATTCTTCATTCAAGAGAAACGAGCCTATCGAAATTCCAATCGGAATGGGAAGAGTAATCAAAGGATGGGATGAAGGTATCCTATTGTTGAAAGAAGGTGAAACTGCTACATTATTGATCCCGCCGGCAATGGCTTACGGAGAAAGAGGAGCAGGAGGAGTGATCCCGCCAAACTCTTGGTTAGTTTTCGATGTTGAGCTTGTAAAAGTAAAATAA
- a CDS encoding M20/M25/M40 family metallo-hydrolase, with amino-acid sequence MKKILGTSLFLFGMVAFGQSKEDSIQFRKISTEILNNGKGYTELRELTKNIGHRLSGSEAYEKSVKWAEQKLRDAGADKVWLQEVMIPVWERGKESLQIQIGNGKWKSLKMLSLGNSEGTGGKDVSGEIIMVKSMEEYDKLPAEKVKDKIVFFNYPFSQSFIETFKAYGDAAKYRTTAASLTAKKGGKFAIVRSLSSAFDDVPHTGAMRYEDKVSKIPAVAIGSTTADELEALLKNQKITAKLNSNCGMKGEKLSHSVIGEITGKKDQSVIVVGGHLDSWDVGEGAHDDGAGIVQSIEVLRTFKKLGIQNNHTIRVVCFANEENGVKGGIQYGKTVKEKNEKHLFAIETDAGGFAPRGIALDMDDVKRSQIKGWSNLFLPYGVYNFEERFSGTDLYPLHDMGIPAAELMPDSQRYFDIHHTEEDTFEKVNRRELLLGATALTQIIYMIDKNW; translated from the coding sequence ATGAAAAAGATATTAGGAACTTCATTATTCCTTTTTGGAATGGTCGCTTTTGGCCAGTCTAAAGAAGATTCTATCCAGTTCAGAAAAATCTCAACAGAAATTCTGAACAACGGAAAAGGATATACAGAGCTTAGAGAGCTTACAAAAAACATAGGTCATCGTTTAAGCGGTTCTGAAGCCTATGAAAAGTCCGTAAAATGGGCAGAACAGAAACTTCGTGATGCCGGAGCTGATAAAGTATGGCTTCAGGAGGTCATGATTCCGGTATGGGAAAGAGGAAAAGAGTCTTTACAAATCCAAATCGGTAACGGAAAGTGGAAAAGCCTAAAAATGCTTTCCCTTGGAAATTCTGAAGGAACAGGAGGAAAAGATGTTTCCGGAGAAATTATTATGGTAAAATCCATGGAAGAGTATGATAAACTTCCTGCTGAAAAGGTGAAGGATAAAATTGTATTCTTCAACTACCCTTTCAGCCAGTCATTCATAGAAACTTTCAAAGCATATGGCGATGCCGCCAAATACAGAACTACAGCAGCTTCTTTAACAGCAAAAAAAGGAGGTAAATTTGCCATTGTTAGGTCATTATCTTCTGCTTTTGACGATGTTCCTCATACCGGAGCGATGCGTTATGAAGACAAAGTTTCCAAAATACCCGCTGTAGCCATCGGAAGCACCACAGCAGATGAGCTGGAAGCTTTGTTAAAGAACCAGAAAATTACTGCCAAACTTAATTCAAATTGTGGAATGAAAGGCGAAAAGCTCTCCCACTCTGTGATCGGAGAAATCACAGGTAAAAAAGACCAAAGTGTTATTGTTGTCGGCGGACATCTGGATTCCTGGGACGTAGGCGAAGGCGCTCATGATGACGGAGCCGGAATTGTACAGAGTATTGAGGTATTAAGAACCTTTAAAAAGCTAGGCATCCAGAATAATCACACCATCAGAGTGGTCTGCTTCGCGAATGAAGAAAACGGAGTAAAAGGCGGAATTCAATATGGTAAAACAGTAAAAGAGAAAAATGAAAAACATCTTTTTGCCATAGAGACAGATGCCGGAGGTTTTGCGCCGAGAGGTATTGCGCTGGATATGGATGATGTAAAAAGAAGTCAGATTAAAGGCTGGTCAAACTTATTCCTTCCTTATGGAGTTTATAATTTTGAAGAGCGGTTTTCAGGAACAGATCTTTACCCACTCCACGATATGGGCATTCCTGCCGCTGAATTGATGCCGGATTCTCAGCGTTATTTTGACATTCACCATACCGAAGAAGACACTTTTGAAAAGGTGAACCGAAGAGAGCTTTTATTGGGCGCTACAGCCCTGACTCAAATCATTTATATGATTGATAAAAACTGGTAA
- a CDS encoding M28 family peptidase: MKKITGTLLLLFGMAAFGQSKEDSIQFRKISTEILNNGKGYNELRELTKTIGNRLSGSEAYEKSVQWAAQKLRDAGADKVWLQEVMIPVWVRGKESLHIQTSNGKWKSIKMLSLGNSEGTGGKDVSGEIIMVKSLEEYDQLPAEKIKDKIVFFNYPFNQGNVQTFISYRDAGAYRRTAASLTAKKGGKFAIIRSLSSAFDDVPHTGNMRYDENISKVPAITIGNTSADELEILLKNQKVTAKLNSNCGMKGEKLSHSVIGEITGKKDKSVIVVGGHLDSWDVGEGAHDDGAGIVQSIEVLRTFKKLGIQNNHTIRAVCFANEENGTKGGKEYGKVAKENNEKHLFAIESDAGGFSPRGISLEMNEPQRNQIKSWVNLFLPYGVYNFEGKYSGSDIAPLHEMGVQTAELVPDPQRYFDIHHTEEDTFEKVNRRELLLGSAVMAQLIYMIDKNW; this comes from the coding sequence ATGAAAAAGATAACAGGGACTTTATTATTGCTTTTTGGAATGGCTGCATTTGGTCAGTCTAAAGAAGATTCTATTCAGTTCAGAAAGATTTCTACAGAAATTCTGAACAATGGCAAAGGATATAATGAACTGAGAGAGCTTACCAAAACAATAGGCAATCGTTTAAGCGGTTCAGAAGCTTATGAAAAATCCGTCCAATGGGCAGCTCAGAAACTTCGTGATGCCGGAGCTGATAAAGTATGGCTTCAGGAGGTAATGATTCCGGTATGGGTAAGAGGAAAAGAATCGCTCCACATTCAAACTTCTAATGGAAAATGGAAAAGTATCAAAATGCTTTCCCTTGGAAATTCCGAAGGAACCGGAGGAAAAGATGTTTCCGGAGAAATTATCATGGTGAAATCACTGGAAGAATATGACCAACTTCCCGCTGAAAAGATAAAAGATAAAATTGTATTTTTTAATTACCCTTTTAACCAAGGAAATGTACAGACATTCATCTCTTACCGTGATGCAGGAGCTTACAGACGAACCGCAGCTTCACTAACCGCTAAAAAAGGGGGTAAATTTGCCATTATCAGATCCCTCTCTTCTGCTTTCGATGATGTTCCACATACTGGAAACATGCGCTATGACGAGAATATTTCAAAAGTACCGGCCATCACAATAGGAAACACTTCTGCTGATGAACTGGAAATATTATTGAAGAATCAGAAAGTTACTGCTAAGCTCAATTCCAACTGTGGAATGAAAGGAGAAAAGCTCTCCCACTCTGTGATCGGAGAAATCACGGGTAAAAAAGATAAAAGCGTTATTGTTGTCGGCGGACACCTTGATTCCTGGGATGTAGGCGAAGGTGCTCATGATGACGGAGCCGGAATTGTTCAAAGTATTGAGGTTTTAAGAACCTTTAAAAAATTGGGTATCCAAAACAACCATACCATCCGTGCTGTTTGCTTCGCCAATGAAGAAAACGGAACAAAAGGCGGAAAAGAATACGGTAAAGTTGCCAAAGAAAACAACGAGAAACATCTTTTTGCCATAGAATCGGATGCAGGAGGCTTTTCACCACGAGGAATTTCCCTTGAAATGAATGAACCTCAAAGAAACCAGATCAAAAGCTGGGTGAATTTATTTTTGCCTTATGGTGTTTACAACTTTGAAGGTAAATATTCAGGATCTGATATTGCTCCCCTCCATGAAATGGGAGTCCAAACGGCAGAGCTGGTACCCGATCCGCAACGTTATTTCGATATTCATCACACAGAAGAAGACACTTTTGAAAAAGTCAACCGAAGAGAACTGTTACTCGGTTCTGCGGTGATGGCACAACTTATTTATATGATTGATAAAAATTGGTAA
- a CDS encoding M28 family peptidase yields MKKIFIILPLFLSGFLFSQKKPQKNPAKKGTVAKFNYHDEFKKISDEIMTNGTAYDNLGELTKGIGPRFSATPGYTKAVEWAEKKFKEIGINMIWRQEAKAPVWIRGKESLQIKAGNGDWKNIRMLSFGNSEGTGGKDLTGEIVLINSTSELNAMSVGQLRDKIVFVNVPMDPKIINTSDSYLQTAKSKLISASVIAKTGAKALIIRSLTTANDDTPHAKMIYYEPDDKVKIPALSIGVRSADELEKILKKQKVTAKINMTAESKGDTTNPNIIAEIGGKKDSKVIVLGAQLDSWDVGEGAVDDGTGVVQCIEVLRTLKALGYENNHTIRVVLYANSENGGQGREMYAAYVKKKDEKHVFALGTDAGGYSPRGFSLDMSPQRRRLVYPWKEYFLPYGVYDFDQTEAIQDISPLKKLDIPLAELVVDTQRYFDYHHSEQDTFDKVNKRELLLGAIAITQMIFMVDKNW; encoded by the coding sequence ATGAAAAAAATATTCATTATACTTCCACTCTTTTTGAGTGGATTTTTATTTTCTCAGAAAAAGCCACAAAAAAACCCGGCAAAAAAAGGGACTGTTGCCAAATTCAATTATCACGATGAGTTCAAAAAAATTTCAGACGAAATTATGACCAACGGTACTGCCTATGATAATCTTGGAGAACTTACCAAAGGCATAGGCCCGCGTTTCAGTGCAACTCCAGGGTATACAAAAGCTGTAGAATGGGCTGAAAAGAAATTCAAGGAAATCGGCATCAATATGATCTGGAGACAGGAAGCTAAAGCACCTGTCTGGATCAGAGGAAAAGAATCCTTACAGATCAAGGCCGGAAATGGAGACTGGAAAAATATCAGAATGCTTTCTTTCGGAAACTCTGAAGGAACAGGCGGAAAAGACCTGACAGGAGAAATTGTTTTAATTAATTCCACTTCAGAGCTTAATGCTATGTCAGTAGGGCAATTAAGAGACAAAATAGTTTTCGTAAACGTCCCAATGGATCCGAAAATTATCAATACGAGTGATTCTTATCTACAGACGGCAAAATCAAAATTAATTTCTGCTTCTGTCATTGCTAAAACAGGAGCAAAAGCTTTAATTATAAGATCACTGACAACTGCTAATGATGACACTCCTCATGCTAAAATGATTTACTACGAACCGGACGATAAAGTTAAAATTCCGGCTTTATCAATTGGAGTAAGATCTGCAGATGAATTGGAGAAAATCTTAAAGAAGCAAAAAGTTACAGCTAAAATCAACATGACCGCCGAATCAAAAGGCGACACGACTAATCCCAATATCATTGCTGAAATTGGGGGCAAAAAAGATTCTAAAGTGATCGTTCTAGGTGCTCAGCTAGACTCCTGGGATGTGGGTGAAGGCGCGGTAGATGACGGAACAGGTGTCGTGCAATGTATCGAAGTTTTAAGAACGCTGAAAGCACTTGGCTATGAAAATAACCACACTATCCGCGTTGTTCTATATGCCAACAGTGAAAATGGCGGACAAGGGCGTGAGATGTATGCCGCTTATGTAAAAAAGAAAGACGAAAAACATGTCTTTGCCCTAGGAACTGATGCAGGAGGATATTCTCCACGAGGATTCTCTTTAGATATGTCCCCGCAGAGAAGAAGATTGGTTTATCCATGGAAGGAGTATTTTCTGCCTTATGGAGTTTATGATTTTGATCAGACAGAAGCCATTCAGGATATTTCTCCTTTAAAAAAACTGGATATCCCTTTAGCAGAGCTTGTGGTAGACACACAGAGATATTTTGATTATCATCATTCTGAGCAGGATACTTTTGATAAAGTGAACAAAAGAGAGCTTCTTCTGGGAGCCATTGCAATAACACAGATGATTTTTATGGTTGATAAAAACTGGTAA